From one Solanum stenotomum isolate F172 chromosome 12, ASM1918654v1, whole genome shotgun sequence genomic stretch:
- the LOC125847638 gene encoding uncharacterized protein LOC125847638 isoform X1: MREPKVFFLTKSRSWVLHFQSLFYKNSLLPVVRDIFYLFPGFMMGDLGVEDELSFEDRFKQYVMVKKDGKIICSTQCLNPPVNMPSIWNITDIVRHEKLDFLSELSRCLLRRSPENSHQEKEWDAFLGFLQKYKKVAIGKHERFQFFILPPKEGSSFNCTFACYRERRKPSECPVGKASGSTSHVIEDACSPCNKEAVIGAQTCDLSAKASGRPEKTNVQNISLESNFVHANPSYLKTLGHTHSGWSFGAIAEFVDNSRDAKATKLEISIDMIFSRVVGREIPMLCIIDDGCGMNHQEMLQMVSFGHKQPDADDPNRIGRFGIGFKTGAMKLGKDALVLTQTTNSRSIAFLSQTLNEGKDNLEIPIVSYYRYGQFMELDKQNETLFKHNLKAIKEFSPFDKYFIGQKVGLFSKDGTGTHIYIWNLDEWGPNYSLQWESGITGGSSFHQGDILIRSRRVRARPGQMTQMVPLDYSLRSYLEVIFLDPRIKIYVQGSQVKSRPLARSLNRTVVENGTIMGKLVQLTLGCNQLEWEEANCGIFLYWHGRLIEAYKRVGSMMHNGDRGRGVIGVIDVTNLMAEDNGHVWVHNNKQGFQDCEVYAELEKWLGERSDKYLDEHVDKVELKAGSGVYKPDNEWVQCDKCRKWRMLSHGFNSKTLPLQWFCYMKPFNGECEVSEQEVEPGVITISSKRLGYSSTEDPEEIKCKLSRQAVGTSKNMGENDSSHTMDDDQAKNSSAQTRKRLRRSCRKS, encoded by the exons ATGCGTGAGCCAAAAGTTTTCTTCCTTACCAAGTCTAGATCCTGGGTCTTACACTTCCAATCTTTGTTCTATAAGAACTCACTTCTTCCCGTTGTTAGGGATATATTTTATCTGTTCCCTG GTTTTATGATGGGAGATCTTGGCGTGGAGGACGAGTTATCATTCGAAG atCGCTTCAAACAGTATGTAATGGTGAAAAAGGACGGGAAAATCATTTGCTCAACACAGTGTCTCAATCCACCTGTCAATAT GCCTTCTATTTGGAATATAACGGACATTGTCCGACATGAAAAATTGGACTTCCTCTCTGAGTTATCCCGCTGCTTGTTACGTCGTTCTCCAGAAAATTCTCATCAGGAAAAGGAGTGGGATGCATTCCTTGGTTTCCTTCAGAAATACAAAAAG GTTGCTATTGGAAAACATGAGCGCTTTCAATTTTTCATACTTCCTCCCAAAGAAGGCTCATCATTCAATTGTACATTTGCTTGTTACCGGGAGAGGAGAAAACCAAGTGAATGTCCTGTAGGTAAGGCCTCTGGATCAACTTCTCATGTGATTGAGGATGCTTGTTCTCCCTGCAATAAGGAGGCTGTTATAGGTGCCCAAACTTGTGATTTGTCAGCCAAAGCTAGTGGAAGACCTGAAAAAACAAATGTACAGAATATTTCCCTGGAGAGTAATTTTGTGCATGCAAATCCCAGTTATTTGAAAACTCTAGGTCATACCCATTCTGGTTGGAGTTTTGGAGCAATCGCGGAGTTTGTGGACAATTCTAGAGACGCCAAAGCAACTAA GTTGGAAATTTCTATTGACATGATATTTTCAAGAGTGGTTGGCAGAGAAATTCCTATGCTATGCATTATAGACGATGGGTGTGGAATGAACCATCAGGAGATGCTTCAGATGGTATCATTTGGACACAAGCAACCTGATGCGGATGACCCTAATCGTATTGGGAGATTTGGAATTGGTTTTAAG ACTGGGGCAATGAAGCTTGGGAAAGATGCATTGGTTCTGACACAGACTACTAACTCTAGATCAATTGCTTTCCTTTCCCAGACACTCAATGAAGGAAAAGAT AATCTGGAGATACCCATTGTAAGCTACTACAGATATGGGCAATTTATGGAGCTGGATAAGCAAAATGAGACTTTGTTCAAACACAACTTGAAAGCTATTAAGGAATTTTCACCGTTCGATAAGTATTTCATTGGTCAAAAAGTAGGTCTATTCAGTAAGGATGGCACGGGAACACATATATATATCTGGAATCTGGATGAGTGGGGACCCAATTATAGCCTGCAATGGGAGTCTGGAATAACTGGTGGGAGCTCCTTCCATCAGGGTGATATTCTCATTCGTTCTAGACGGGTCAGAGCTCGTCCAGGCCAGATGACTCAAATG GTTCCTTTGGACTATTCACTTAGATCTTATTTGGAAGTGATCTTTCTTGATCCACGTATAAAAATATATGTCCAAGGATCACAG gTTAAAAGTCGACCATTAGCAAGATCTCTGAACAGGACTGTTGTGGAAAATGGTACTATAATGGGGAAATTGGTTCAGCTTACGCTGGGTTGCAATCAATTGGAATGGGAAGAAGCAAATTGTGGAATATTTCTGTATTGGCATGGACGTCTAATAGAG GCTTACAAGAGGGTTGGGAGTATGATGCATAATGGAGATAGAGGTCGTGGTGTCATTGGTGTTATTGATGTCACAAATCTAATG GCTGAAGATAACGGTCATGTTTGGGTGCACAACAATAAGCAAGGATTCCAGGACTGTGAAGTGTATGCTGAATTGGAGAAGTGGTTGGGTGAGAGATCAGACAAATACTTGGATGAACATGTTGATAAAGTTGAATTG AAGGCAGGTAGTGGTGTATACAAACCTGACAACGAGTGGGTGCAGTGTGACAAATGTAGAAAGTGGAGAATGTTGAGCCATGGCTTCAACAGCAAGACTTTACCACTTCAGTG GTTCTGTTACATGAAACCTTTTAACGGGGAATGCGAGGTATCAGAGCAGGAAGTTGAACCTGGAGTGATAACGATATCCAGCAAGCGTCTGGGATACAGTTCCACTGAAGATCCCGAAGAGATAAAGTGCAAGCTCTCTAGACAAGCTGTGGGGACATCAAAAA ACATGGGTGAGAATGATTCAAGTCATACAATGGATGACGATCAAGCAAAAAACTCATCTGCACAGACACGTAAAAGGCTCCGAAGGAGTTGTAGGAAAAGTTAG
- the LOC125847638 gene encoding uncharacterized protein LOC125847638 isoform X2, with translation MMGDLGVEDELSFEDRFKQYVMVKKDGKIICSTQCLNPPVNMPSIWNITDIVRHEKLDFLSELSRCLLRRSPENSHQEKEWDAFLGFLQKYKKVAIGKHERFQFFILPPKEGSSFNCTFACYRERRKPSECPVGKASGSTSHVIEDACSPCNKEAVIGAQTCDLSAKASGRPEKTNVQNISLESNFVHANPSYLKTLGHTHSGWSFGAIAEFVDNSRDAKATKLEISIDMIFSRVVGREIPMLCIIDDGCGMNHQEMLQMVSFGHKQPDADDPNRIGRFGIGFKTGAMKLGKDALVLTQTTNSRSIAFLSQTLNEGKDNLEIPIVSYYRYGQFMELDKQNETLFKHNLKAIKEFSPFDKYFIGQKVGLFSKDGTGTHIYIWNLDEWGPNYSLQWESGITGGSSFHQGDILIRSRRVRARPGQMTQMVPLDYSLRSYLEVIFLDPRIKIYVQGSQVKSRPLARSLNRTVVENGTIMGKLVQLTLGCNQLEWEEANCGIFLYWHGRLIEAYKRVGSMMHNGDRGRGVIGVIDVTNLMAEDNGHVWVHNNKQGFQDCEVYAELEKWLGERSDKYLDEHVDKVELKAGSGVYKPDNEWVQCDKCRKWRMLSHGFNSKTLPLQWFCYMKPFNGECEVSEQEVEPGVITISSKRLGYSSTEDPEEIKCKLSRQAVGTSKNMGENDSSHTMDDDQAKNSSAQTRKRLRRSCRKS, from the exons ATGATGGGAGATCTTGGCGTGGAGGACGAGTTATCATTCGAAG atCGCTTCAAACAGTATGTAATGGTGAAAAAGGACGGGAAAATCATTTGCTCAACACAGTGTCTCAATCCACCTGTCAATAT GCCTTCTATTTGGAATATAACGGACATTGTCCGACATGAAAAATTGGACTTCCTCTCTGAGTTATCCCGCTGCTTGTTACGTCGTTCTCCAGAAAATTCTCATCAGGAAAAGGAGTGGGATGCATTCCTTGGTTTCCTTCAGAAATACAAAAAG GTTGCTATTGGAAAACATGAGCGCTTTCAATTTTTCATACTTCCTCCCAAAGAAGGCTCATCATTCAATTGTACATTTGCTTGTTACCGGGAGAGGAGAAAACCAAGTGAATGTCCTGTAGGTAAGGCCTCTGGATCAACTTCTCATGTGATTGAGGATGCTTGTTCTCCCTGCAATAAGGAGGCTGTTATAGGTGCCCAAACTTGTGATTTGTCAGCCAAAGCTAGTGGAAGACCTGAAAAAACAAATGTACAGAATATTTCCCTGGAGAGTAATTTTGTGCATGCAAATCCCAGTTATTTGAAAACTCTAGGTCATACCCATTCTGGTTGGAGTTTTGGAGCAATCGCGGAGTTTGTGGACAATTCTAGAGACGCCAAAGCAACTAA GTTGGAAATTTCTATTGACATGATATTTTCAAGAGTGGTTGGCAGAGAAATTCCTATGCTATGCATTATAGACGATGGGTGTGGAATGAACCATCAGGAGATGCTTCAGATGGTATCATTTGGACACAAGCAACCTGATGCGGATGACCCTAATCGTATTGGGAGATTTGGAATTGGTTTTAAG ACTGGGGCAATGAAGCTTGGGAAAGATGCATTGGTTCTGACACAGACTACTAACTCTAGATCAATTGCTTTCCTTTCCCAGACACTCAATGAAGGAAAAGAT AATCTGGAGATACCCATTGTAAGCTACTACAGATATGGGCAATTTATGGAGCTGGATAAGCAAAATGAGACTTTGTTCAAACACAACTTGAAAGCTATTAAGGAATTTTCACCGTTCGATAAGTATTTCATTGGTCAAAAAGTAGGTCTATTCAGTAAGGATGGCACGGGAACACATATATATATCTGGAATCTGGATGAGTGGGGACCCAATTATAGCCTGCAATGGGAGTCTGGAATAACTGGTGGGAGCTCCTTCCATCAGGGTGATATTCTCATTCGTTCTAGACGGGTCAGAGCTCGTCCAGGCCAGATGACTCAAATG GTTCCTTTGGACTATTCACTTAGATCTTATTTGGAAGTGATCTTTCTTGATCCACGTATAAAAATATATGTCCAAGGATCACAG gTTAAAAGTCGACCATTAGCAAGATCTCTGAACAGGACTGTTGTGGAAAATGGTACTATAATGGGGAAATTGGTTCAGCTTACGCTGGGTTGCAATCAATTGGAATGGGAAGAAGCAAATTGTGGAATATTTCTGTATTGGCATGGACGTCTAATAGAG GCTTACAAGAGGGTTGGGAGTATGATGCATAATGGAGATAGAGGTCGTGGTGTCATTGGTGTTATTGATGTCACAAATCTAATG GCTGAAGATAACGGTCATGTTTGGGTGCACAACAATAAGCAAGGATTCCAGGACTGTGAAGTGTATGCTGAATTGGAGAAGTGGTTGGGTGAGAGATCAGACAAATACTTGGATGAACATGTTGATAAAGTTGAATTG AAGGCAGGTAGTGGTGTATACAAACCTGACAACGAGTGGGTGCAGTGTGACAAATGTAGAAAGTGGAGAATGTTGAGCCATGGCTTCAACAGCAAGACTTTACCACTTCAGTG GTTCTGTTACATGAAACCTTTTAACGGGGAATGCGAGGTATCAGAGCAGGAAGTTGAACCTGGAGTGATAACGATATCCAGCAAGCGTCTGGGATACAGTTCCACTGAAGATCCCGAAGAGATAAAGTGCAAGCTCTCTAGACAAGCTGTGGGGACATCAAAAA ACATGGGTGAGAATGATTCAAGTCATACAATGGATGACGATCAAGCAAAAAACTCATCTGCACAGACACGTAAAAGGCTCCGAAGGAGTTGTAGGAAAAGTTAG